One genomic region from Sulfurimonas sp. encodes:
- the plsY gene encoding glycerol-3-phosphate 1-O-acyltransferase PlsY, whose protein sequence is MDFLFNTNVQFFIAAYLVGGIPFGLLLAKKFAGVDVKKSGSGSIGATNVLRVVKEQNPALAKKLGAITLALDAFKGIFILLIATFIFNLSDSTLWGIATLAVIGHCFSPYLGFEGGKGIATGMGVMAFMLPIETAIALVVWVVLAKTIKISSISSLSGVLVLAISSFFIHPQMAHAPVIFICFILFYKHIPNIIRLFNGEEKRV, encoded by the coding sequence ATGGATTTTTTATTTAACACAAATGTACAATTTTTTATCGCAGCATATCTAGTTGGTGGTATTCCTTTTGGTCTATTACTTGCTAAAAAATTTGCTGGAGTTGATGTAAAGAAAAGTGGTAGCGGAAGTATTGGTGCTACAAATGTTCTCAGAGTTGTAAAAGAGCAAAACCCAGCTTTGGCGAAAAAACTAGGTGCAATTACCTTAGCTCTTGACGCTTTTAAAGGTATTTTTATTTTACTTATTGCTACTTTTATTTTTAATCTTAGTGACTCAACACTTTGGGGTATCGCAACTTTAGCAGTAATCGGTCACTGTTTTAGTCCATATCTTGGATTTGAAGGCGGGAAAGGCATAGCAACAGGAATGGGAGTAATGGCTTTTATGCTACCAATTGAAACTGCTATTGCTCTCGTTGTTTGGGTGGTTTTAGCTAAAACTATTAAGATATCTTCTATCTCTTCACTAAGCGGTGTTTTAGTTTTAGCAATTTCAAGCTTTTTTATCCACCCTCAAATGGCTCATGCTCCTGTAATTTTCATCTGTTTTATTCTTTTTTATAAGCATATTCCAAATATTATCCGTTTATTTAATGGTGAAGAAAAAAGAGTATGA
- the nadA gene encoding quinolinate synthase NadA, with protein sequence MQFTNEELKEKINKLKEKLSVTLVAHFYQRDEVFDVADITGDSLELAIRTRDDDAEFVVFSGVGFMGQSVKVLSPHKRVVMPKAACCAMAKMIDSIYYDESVKFMQDNGISKENILPITYINSNAEVKAQVGEMGGMVCTSSNAKTIITTALKEGKKILFVPDRCLGQNIANQMGLKSCVIGDGTNPSEVDIVCYNGFCSVHQLFTLDDIVFYRKKYPGILIAVHPECDPSICDASDFVGSTSQLIKYITELPEDQKVAVGTEFNMVNRLRDKNTFVLSSTKPECPTMNETTLEDVYLTLKSIDDGEPLNEIFVDAKTQKWAKIALERMLAL encoded by the coding sequence TTGCAGTTTACAAATGAAGAATTAAAAGAAAAAATTAATAAATTAAAAGAAAAACTGAGCGTAACTCTTGTGGCGCATTTTTACCAAAGAGATGAAGTTTTTGATGTTGCGGACATAACTGGTGATTCGTTAGAGTTAGCTATAAGAACTAGAGATGATGACGCAGAATTTGTTGTTTTTAGTGGTGTTGGTTTTATGGGACAAAGTGTAAAAGTTTTATCTCCACATAAAAGAGTTGTCATGCCAAAAGCAGCTTGTTGTGCAATGGCTAAAATGATAGATAGCATCTACTATGATGAGTCTGTTAAGTTTATGCAAGATAATGGAATAAGCAAAGAAAATATTTTACCTATTACATATATAAACTCTAATGCTGAAGTGAAAGCGCAAGTTGGCGAGATGGGCGGTATGGTTTGTACAAGTTCAAATGCAAAAACTATAATAACAACAGCACTAAAAGAAGGTAAAAAAATCCTTTTTGTTCCAGATAGATGCTTAGGACAAAATATAGCTAATCAGATGGGATTAAAATCTTGTGTGATTGGAGATGGAACAAATCCTAGTGAAGTAGATATCGTTTGTTACAATGGTTTTTGTTCTGTTCATCAGCTCTTTACCCTCGATGATATAGTTTTTTATCGTAAAAAATATCCAGGAATTTTGATAGCAGTTCACCCTGAATGTGATCCTAGCATCTGTGATGCTTCTGATTTTGTTGGTTCAACTTCTCAGCTAATAAAATACATAACAGAGCTTCCTGAAGACCAAAAAGTTGCAGTTGGAACAGAGTTTAATATGGTAAATCGTTTAAGAGATAAAAATACTTTCGTACTTTCTTCTACAAAACCAGAGTGTCCAACTATGAATGAAACAACTTTAGAAGATGTTTATTTAACTTTAAAGTCTATCGATGATGGTGAGCCTTTAAATGAGATATTTGTAGATGCAAAAACTCAAAAATGGGCAAAAATAGCTTTAGAGAGAATGTTAGCATTATGA